In Fusarium verticillioides 7600 chromosome 6, whole genome shotgun sequence, the sequence TACTAACTACGATTTATTGGCTTTACTGTATGCGGGCTGCCTTTGTGTGGATGTGAACAAGCCAGCACTAACTTAACGGAACTAGATGGTGTACCTACTAACTTAGGAATTCTTAATTTCTGCCTTTATTCTGGTCAGCCGCCAACGAACTTTGGACCTCGTCATTGGCTCTCTCCCAACCTCAGTCGAAAGCCCTCCAACTGCTTTTTGGTATTCTACACCTAAGCGCAGTGATCAACTAATAGTGAAACAGGCTCAAATAGAGGGCTATCATCCGCAATGCCGGCTTGAGCTACACAGAGGGCCATGACAGCTGTGTCGTTCCAATAAACGTCACTTCCTCCACATATTTACACCTactcagccagccaaacCCGCTTCACTGTAagctcctccaccaacgctAGACATTTCAACCCGCCCCCGTCACGGCAACCTGCGCATCTCGGCCACAACCAACTACCTGAGTCGATCGCGACAATTTTACGGTTATTCGGGCGTCATGGCGCTGCGATCCGACATGAACGGCACCTCTGCGCCTACCGTTGAGCCCAACGGAGCTGCCTCGGCAACGCGACCCAGGGTGAACGGCCGTTCAACATCGAATGATGCTACCAGgagcgacgacgacgatcaACGACCGTTGAGCGCGCCAAACCGGCGCAACGGAAGCATAGCGCTAGAGACAAGAGACGACATCGAGCATCACCAGAAAACGCGGCCTGCCAAGCCAATGCTCCTCCGGTCGAAGAGTGACTACGCGCCCCGGGCGATGGAAGAGCCTGAGCCAACAGAAGATGACATACCCGAATGGGGTGCTAGACATGGGTTTGAGGATCATTATCAATCGGAGGACATCATTTCCCAGCTGGCGAATGTGAGTTTTCCCTCTCAATAATGTCAATTTGCTGGTTAGTCATCTCGGATACATCAAGCCTCTGTATTATGCTCGACAGTCGCAAGATAAAGAACCCTGGCTGTAGTATGCCGTGGCACATGGAAACAAGTACCTCGGGCATTAGCTTCGAGCCTCCCGGCAATTTGATCACCTGTTAGGTGTCTTCTGCATCAGTCCCAGAGATATAGATCCATGGCCTGGCTGCGAGACCATTCTCGCACGATATTTATGTTGCCTTAGGTTCACCTAGCTAATTATGCCCTCAGAACTGGTATATGTATTTTACCGATAAGCGACATGAGACGACAGGCAAACCTAAACCACTGCAATACGAACTTCAAGATTGGCGGCAGAGAGACAGGTTAAAAACAGTGTCTGCAGCCCTCGCGGTGTGTTTGAATATAGGAGTTGAACCTCCCGACCAGCTCAAGACCAACCCAGGTGCGAAGCTCGAGGCATGGACAGATCCCACAATACCTCCGATACAGAAAGCCCTCGAGAATATCGGCAAGTCACTTCAGGCGCAGTACGAGACACTTGCGATAAGAGCGCGGTACAAACAATACCTCGATCCATCCGTCGAGGAGACAAAGAAATTCTGCATCTCATTACGGAGAAATGCGAAGGACGAACGTGTTTTGCTTCACTACAACGGTCACGGCGTGCCCAAGCCAACCGCATCAGGCGAAATCTGGGTTTTTAATAAGAATTACACTCAATACATCCCTGTATCGCTGTACGACCTGCAACATTGGCTTCAAGCTCCCACCATCTTTGTCTGGGATTGCTCTGAAGCCGGCAacattctcaacaactacCATCGatttgttgagaagcatgaagaagaggaagaggaggccgCAGAGCGTGACCCAAACTACACGAAAACTAACTTCAGGCCCTATATTCATCTGGCAGCCTGCGCTGTCAAAGAGAACCTCCCGACAAACCCTCTTTTGCCTGCTGACCTGTTCACAGCTTGCCTCACCACTCCCATTGAGATGGCTCTGTGGTTCTTCGTTCTACAGAACcctctcaagaccaacatcaGCCCAGAGCGGGCCAAAAAACTACCTGGTCGCCTGCAGGAGCGGCGAACACCACTGGGAGAACTCAATTGGATCTTCACTGCTATCACAGACAGCATTGCGTGGACAACACTGCCTCGTGATCTCTTCCGGAAATTCTTTCGACAAGACTTGATGGTGGCAGCGCTGTTCCGCAattttcttcttgcccaACGCGTTATGACGGTCTATGGATGCCATCCTCAGTCTTATCCTAAGCTACCCGACACCCACCAACATCCATTGTGGGAGACCTGGGATCTAGCTGTTGACATGGCATTGGCTCAGCTGCCCATGcttgaaaagaaagagaccGAAGGCTTTGATTATGAATATCAAAATTCAACATTCTTCACAGAACAGCTTACTGCTTTCGATGTTTATCTTACGAGAGGCGATGCGATGGCTCAAAAGTCCCCCGACCAGCTGCCGGTTGTGCTCCAGGTACTGCTCAGCCAGCAACATCGGGTTCGTGCTCTTATCTTACTCGGCCGGTTTCTTGACCTAGGCCCGTGGTCTGTTCAGCTCGCCCTCAGTATAGGCATTTTCCCTTATGTCCTCAAACTCTTGCAGTCGGCTGCGGCCGAGCTGAAGCCAGTTATGGTCTTCATTTGGGCTCGTCTGATCGCAGTGGACCTTTCTTGCCAGCAGGACCTCATCAAAGATAGCGGCTATAGCTATTTTGCACAGATTCTGAAACCCTCCGAAGGATTGCCTGTTGTTGACAGCGACGAGCACAAGGCAATGTGCGCTTTTATTCTCGCTATGCTATGCAAGGATTACAAGAATGGACAAATGGTCTGTAACCAAACAGAGATCATGTCATATTGTTTAACTCATCTTCAAAATGAAGAGAACCCTCTTCTGCGCCAGTGGGCTTGTCTCTGTATAAGCCAGCTTTGGCAAGACCTTCCAGAGGCCAAGTGGCGGGGAATCAGGGAGAATGCATATGTCAAGCTTGCTTATCTCGTGAGAGATCCTTGTTGCGAGGTTCGGGCAGCGATGATCCATGCCATGACTACATTTTTGGGAATTCCTGATCTGACAGAGGAAGTGGCCCGTATTGAGGAGTCTATTGCATGGACGATACTCGACATGGGTAATGATGGAAGCCCAATGGTCCGCAAGGAGTTCATTGTGTTTCTTTCTCATTTTGCTATTCGCTTTGAGAGCAAGTTTCTAGTCGCAGCTTACGAACAActggttgaggagaaggagtaTCTCATATTCCCTCCCCAGGATGACGGCCAGGAACACAAGATGGGCTTGCATTACGCAAGACCGGATAATCGCAACAAGGATGGTACCATCAAGCCAATGGCCCATGGTCTATCTCATAACACAGTGTATATGGCATTGTGGAAGCTGGCTCTCGTTCTCAGTGTGGATCCTCATCCTGAGGTACAGCGCGAAGCGACTATCGTTGTAGACTTTGTTCACAACGCGCTACTCAGCTCAAAAGTCGGAGTTCAGACGCAGCTGGTCATGGCCGAAATCCGAAAGCGTACGGCAAGGACGGCACACAAGCATACTCCGAGTGCAAGCCAGCGAAACAATTCTCCCGGCACTTCTAACTCGCAGCCTTTACCCTCACCAGGACTCCTTCGTCGAACTGCGAGCCTGCTTTTTCCATCACTGGTAACCAACGAGGACaaatcaagaccaacgacCCCGACTTTGCCCCGATCACCATCTCTGAAACTCACGCCGAACCAAATACCGGTGCCTGCAGAGCAAAACGATCGACCATCATCGCTGGCTCAATACAATGTTGCGCATGAGCCCTATTCAGGCGCATACAAAGAGCGGGATCTGATGAAGCCTCCTGTACTGCCTCTCAAAAGCAAATTCCTGGAATGGTCAATTGAGTATTTCCGTGAACCACAGATGAAGCCGAGTGAGGCGGATGAGCCTGGAAGTACCGAATACAATGAGCGTCTTTGGCGAAGAGCTCGGAATGAAACCATTATCAGAGAAACTCAGCCATTGAAGCAACAAGCGGGAAGTCACAAATGGAATAATCAACTTGggatcatcaacaatggtgCTCAACCCGCTAAGATGACCTTCCATCAATTCGAAGATCATCTTGCTGTAGCGGACGATGGCAACACTGTTTACGTATGGgactggaagaagcaagGACGATTGAGCCGTTTCAGTAACGGTAATCCAGAAGGATCAAAAATCAGCGACATGAAGTTCATCAACGAAGACGACCAGGCGATGTTACTGACAGGATCATCTGACGGTGTGATCAGAGTTTATCGCAACTACGAATCGGATCGAGCCATTGAACTTGCATCATCCTGGCGTGCCTTGACACACATGGTCCCTAGTAACGTCAATTCTGGTATGGTGTTCGACTGGCAACAAGTCACTGGTCGAgtccttgttgctggtgatgtcCGGGTAATTCGAGTGTGGTATGCCGCTTACGAGACGTGTGTCATGGATATCCCAGCACGCTCGGGTTCCTGCGTGACTTCGCTCACATCCGATCAAATGACGGGTAATATGTTTGTGGCCGGCTTCGGCGACGGTGCCGTTCGAGTTTTTGACACCAGAAATCGGCCTCAAGAGTCCATGGTGCGCAAATGGAAGGATGAGTCAGATCGACAATGGATCAAGAGCGTGCATATGCAGCGCGGCGGACAACGCGAGCTCGTGAGTGCAAGCAGAAATGGCAAAGTCAAAATCTGGGATATTCGCATGGATAAGCCGCTGCACTCATTCCAAACGACACGAGACACACTTAGAACCGCCAGCACTCATGAACATTTACCAGTCTTTGCAGTGTAAGTATTGGTTCAGCGCAAGAAGCATGAATCACAAGGACTAGAGCTAACTTGATCGACAGGGGTACATCAGCCCACGCAGTAAAGGTCTTTAATCTTGATGGGCATGAGCTTTCGAATGTTGAGCCCTATTCAAGTTTTCTGCAACAGAACCGCAGCTCACCTATATCGGCCACTGCATTTCACCCTCATCGGCCAATTCTTGGATGTGCTGCACGAGGTGATCAACATATCAACTTGTTCACTTGCGAGAAATCGGAGTCTCTGCACCCAAGCTAGCGTCCTTGGGGCGGCAGGTTCCGCTTATAGTAATACCCACAGAAGAGGACAGATGAGGCGGGATGTATTGATCGCCCGGACCATGGAGAAAGGGTGTCATTCAGGACTCGAAACATGGGGATACGGATGTGGGGTTGAAAGGGGTGGCAACGTTAGCTGTATAGGTTGCATATCATATCATCCAGGATTTCTTTCGGCACCGGCGTTTAGGAGTATGCAAGACAAGCGAGGCGATGGAGGCCCAGGACGAAGCGAATCCCTTTCCACAACGGGTACATCCCGTCAGCGTTGTCAAGTTAAGCGATGTTGGGCGGAAATGGTTTCGTCAGAATATAGGATGGGACATTGGAGAGTTGTATGGTAAACTTAATATGAATAGCTTCTAATTTGAGAGCCTGGGCCTTATGGTCTTTGCGTGTATGGACACTAAAAAGCAGAGCAATGGTTCCGAGGGCATTTTCTTTGGATCGACATGCTGGGGTTAATAAGGTCCTGTCCGTcagatgttgaagacgaCGGTGCTTGGATAACCCCACCATGACGCCGCAGTTGAAATGGATTGGTATGGCGGGGCAGGAACCCCGCTGCGCGGCCTGACTGATGGGCAACCACCATTTCATATTTTTATGCGTCACCTTATTTTCTCCCACCGACACAGTCACCATCGTTACTATCTCCTGATTCCAGTCCGGTCTCGTTGCGAGCCTTCCCCTAGCTTTGGTCATATCGAAACACTTCCAATCGCGTGTTTCTATATCAACCGTCCGTCTTCAACCGACACAAAGTGATTGCGCGAGAACGAAACCCAACGCCTACAAAACACATATTCGAGTAGCTTCACCATGGCCGACGCCCCTGTTGAGCAAGCTGCTGCCCCCCCTCCCGCTGACCAGGCTCCCGCCGACCAGTCTCCCGCCGCTAGTGGTGAAGCCGTCGAAGGCGGAGAGGCTGGCCCTTCAAAGAAGGcattgaagaaggctgaggcgaAGGCTAAGAAGGAAGCTGAAAAGGCACGCCGAGCTGCTGAACACGAAGCCCGACAGTCTGCTgcaaaggctgctgctggaaacacCGAAGACCTCGCTAAAGACAACTATGGAGATTCCACTCATCTTACCAAGATCGACGCAGAGCGAGTCAAGCTTCGAAACCTGAGCGATGAACATCTCggcaagaccatcaagcttCGTGCGTGGATCCAGAATGCGCGCATGCAAGGTGCTAAGATGGCCTTTGTTGAGCTTCGTGAGGAGCGTGACTGGGCTATCCAGGGTGTCGTCGCTGCCAGCAGTGAAGGCACGCCTGTCTCTAAGCAGATGGTCAAGTGGATTGGTAGTCTGAATCTAGAAGGCTACATTCTTGTCGAAGCTAAGGTTGTGAAGCCCCAGGAGCCAGTCAAGAGTGTGAAGGTCTCCAATTACGAGCTACATATCGCCAAGTGCTACGTTATCAGCCCTGGccctcaagttcttggcATGGGTCTTGCTGTTGCCAACCGGCCTGTCACcaactttgacgatgaagacgctGGTGGCCCTGTGGAGGAGGTTAAGGAAGGCGTTGACAATCTAACCCTTGAGAACGTCCCTGGTGCCAGCATGGCAACTCATTTGAACAACCCCGTTATGCACAAACGAGCTCCTGTTCAGCAAGCCATCGCCGATGTACGACTAGCTGTTCGTAAGCTTTTTGTCGAGTACCTTGAGGCTCGCGACTTTGTCCAATTTGAGGCGCCTTGTCTTATTGGAGCTGCCTCTGAAGGAGGATCCAACGTGTTTGGCATGCCTTACTTTGACAAGCAGGCTTACTTGGCCCAATCTCCCCAATTTTACAAGCAGTACGAGATTGCTGGTGGCCGGAAGCGTGTTTTGTGCATCGGACCTGTATTTCGAGCTGAGAACTCCAACACCCCTAGACACATGACAGAAGTAAATATCCCTATTTGCCCTACCAAACTCCCTCGTTTACACAGAGGACAGTGCTGACCTGCATCAATAGTTCAccggtcttgatcttgagatggaaatCGAGGATCATTACCACGAAGTCCGTGACATGCTCGAGGGggttcttcttcatatcttCCGAGGGCTTCAGGAGCGATGTGCCGAGCAGATTGCTCTTGTTCGAACAGTTTACCCTTCTGAGGACTTTCTTTTGCCCCAGCCTGGTAAGGAGGTTCGCCTTACATTCGCTGAGGGTCAGGCGCTGCTCAGAGCTGAGGGACCGGAGGAGTACCGCAATGTctccgatgaagaggacatgAGTACACCACAAGAAAAGGCACTGGGTGCTCTTATCCGGGAAAAGTACAACACCGACTTCTACGTGCTTGACAAGTTCCCTGAGGGTGCTCGACCTTTCTATGCTCTGGAGGATCCCGAGAACCCCAAGGTTACTAATGCATTCGATTTCTTTATGCGTGGACAAGAGATTCTTTCCGTATGTCACTCTCATATATCATTTTTCTAGTCGTCACTAACTTGCTCAATAGGGTGGTCAACGTATTCACGTTCCGGAGACCCTGGAAGCACGAATTCGTACAAAGGGTATCGATCCTAAAAGCCAAGGCATCAAAGAGTATGTCGACATTTTCCGCAGTGCCGGTGTTCCTCCTCACGGTGGCGGTGGTATTGGCTTGGACCGTGTGGTTGCGTGGTATTTGAACCTTCCAAGCGTGCACTTGGCAAGCTATTATCCTCGTACACCCAAGAGACTCTTGCCTTAAGAAGTTGAAACGATCTAGAAGCTGTATGATTTCTAGAATATGAGAACTACTAAAACTCAGATGAGAAAGGGAGACTGGAGAACAAGAGACAACACTACAGACAGTTCCTGGGATTATGactaaaaaaaaagattGAATATCCCAGCCAAGAAGTTCCCCGTTTGTGTAACCTAGGTCAAAACGGGATTGTATTGCAAGCTCGCGATGACTCTTTTGTATTAAACAGAATTTAACGAGTGAAACTGTGAGtaagaagaagcaaacatATGTAGaacgtcaacatcaagggCTTGTGAGATTCAAGTGTCCCAGGTTTAGGTATGAGATAACAAGGCTCGGTTGGTCTGCTGGAAAGAAGCTACTCCGCAAATGGAACAATTGAGTTTCAGCAGTGCCAAGTTGGGCTCGCTTAAAGCTCAAGAGTTAGTCACCTGGCCATCTGACTTACATTAGCTTCGTGGATCAATATCACATACGTGAGTATGATGATTGTGCAGGTCGGGAATAACGGCACCGACAACAATCCGTTCATCACATTCTAGGCACAGTGGCTAAGGTACCCGGCCATTGGTGTTGTGTGGTGACAACACGTAGATACCTAAATGCAaatctctcatctcaatgtTACCCTAGGTAAGTCTCCAAGGTGTGATAAAAGTCGGAATGGTGAAGAGGGCTGGCGGGCAGCACCCACCCATCTCCCTGGGGCTTTAGGTGAGCGAGTGCGGGATCTACCTTATGTACGGGTTTTGCTCCGGAGGGTGCGTAAGATCCAAGTTGATTGCTCCCCACGTTTGACAAATTGCGAGTTGCATTAGCATGCACCTACCTACACAAAGCTGCGCCCGCCAGATGGATACCCTAGGTTATCATATCGTGGGTGCAACATCTGAGTCCGATTTCTGGGAGAGAAGCGTCGGGATTCAATTCCATGGGAAAAGGCATTGCGACCTTGGACTGCATATATCATGTACCAAGGGTCTTAGGATACCACTTAACTACCCAAAAAGAATTGACCATCCCAGGACAAATCCTGGAGACAGAAAAACCCGACGGGTCCAGCAGGGGATGCGCGAAGCTGCGCCTGGGTGCTGTATTATTAGTTACACAGACAGACTTCCATGTGCTAGCGATGATAAGTCAGTAAGCACCTAAACGGAGCGAATGTCTTTAGACTGTGGGTGCGGTTGCTGACTACCTTACTTGACATATCATTTAGGTTGCGTACAGGAGCCAAACTACTTTACTCGCAGTTCTAATGATTCTGGAGGCCATGGCGAATTATCAACAACACACCAATTCGACAGCTGTGCCGTAGTTATCCCCCTCCAACCCTGATATCTCACTCTCATGCGCGGATTCTATGGGCCGAGTTTGTATATATCTTCCCCAAACAAACCCGGCGAAGGTTGGGAGAAGTTGCCAAGAGAGCACAGAACTCCGGCCGAACCACGCGCAAGCGAGCAGAGACGGCTCAAAAAATTCTAGtgctcaagctctccattGTGTTACGGGAGCAGTCGGGGGTCTCTTGAGGGTCTCTTGCTTAAGCGGGCGGGCAATGCGGGCGGGCGGCCGACTAAGCAGAGTCGGATGCAGATGTGGCTTcgcttgatgaagttgttgtccGTTGTATCGAGAGCGCTTGACCAGGCTGAACATACTAGATCAAATTACGGGTCTGTTTGTGCAAATAGGGCCGAAGGGGCTTCAGCAGTTGTCCTAGTAAGGCTGGGAATGAGAAGGTCGTTAAGAGGTTTGCGAGATGCATTCATGGCGTTGTTGAGGTAGGTCGTTTTCCATTGATAAATGGATATACTGTCTGGAGCACGATATTGCCGGATTAGGCAAGGGAAACCGAAGTGTCAGGACTGCGCAAAGTCGATGAAATCCCGAACAAATTCGGAGCGTGTAATAAGTTAGAGGGAGATACATAGATATGGGATATCTTGGCTTATACGATCTTGATATGTTAAGCGCAGATCCTTTTGAACCCCCATGTGAAAGACGACCTCGAAATGCTTACCTACACTCCAACGACCCACCAGGCCTCGCTCGGGGacagaaggagaaaagagaaccGCGATGGGGATCAGGCAACAGTTTATTTTTACCATTGTGCATTAGACGGAACCTTTGAAGTTTGCTAGAACCACGCTGGCCAGTGGAGTCGGTTATGTCAGGTCTGTCCGTAGGTTGTTTGTTCCAGGTTCTGAGGCCGTTCATATGTCTGAGCCGAGAGTTGTCTGACTAACATTGGATGTCAACTTGGCGCTAGCACAGACTTCAGAAACTCAGGAAACTACTGTGTTCTGCAGTTGAAAGTGGTGGTACACGAAATGGAATTAAGATACCAGCTGATAAGAACAATGTGTCAAGGgatctgtctgtctgtctgtctgtctgatCAGTGTGCACCGCTCCCACTAATTACTGCGTCAACGTTGCTTGCTGTTCAAGGTAGCCCTGCTTGCATGTGCAGGAGACGCATTTTTCTAGCCTCAAGCTCGTGGGCTAACTCACGACTTGCCCTTCACGTCTGCACAACCATCGGGCTCCAGGGAGATAACTCAAGAGCGCTGAGCTGGCGGGTAAAGACAAGGAAATAAGGGACGAATTAAATGCCCAGCAACGTCGGCCGCCTTGCTGCAGCTCCCCCATCGAAACTCCTCCTAGGCGACACTTTAGCTTGGAACGCGACATGGAACCCTTTCCGTGATACTGGACAACCTTTGTGAGGCCTTTGATCATCCAGAAATGTTTCTCATTTGGAAGTCCGTTGCAATGCTCGAGTTAGGAAGCTCACGATGTTGATATCCGACCCTGGCTTGGCACGACTAATACACAACGGCCAATATGCACGTCAAAGGCAAATGCCGTGTCAGTCATGATTGGCACCTAGCTTTGCCTCATATCGCTTAGCTCGGCCTAGATCGCAGAGTCTCAGCCATTTCTTAAAAGGGCCCAGGCCCAACCTTTCCCGTCCCCCCGTTCGTGAAACGCATTGCACGTTATGCTTCATTAAGGCTACCACCATACTGTACTCCTCCGTCCGACCTactgccctgccctgtccGTGTTTTGTGCTCTGTGCTTCTGGGGCTCACTACCTTATCCATCTCACCTTGGTCAATCGGTCTGCACCTGATTCCTTCTGGCCCCCTCacacctccacctccaccttcacctctcttcttcacccacCCGCGTCACCCGGCTCGTTCACACCTAACGTTACCTTAGTTAATTCATCCACCAACCTACAGCCAAGCCCCCatacaacctcaacttcttctcccactATTTTAACCAAGAAGCGCTTCTGTCTCTTCAAACCGGCATTGACTCATCACATCTTTGTTCATTCGCGCTCACGCTCTTTCATCTCTGGCTCCTCTTCCATTTTGTGTGGCCACAGTCACTCCCATCGAACTACTCGATTCGATTCTGCTCTACTCCACCTGCTTCGTTTAACCTTcgctcaacctcaaccaccACCTCTGAAGGTTCACGATGGATTTCACCGGGCAATACAACTTTGCCAACCCTCAGCCCTATCACCAGTTCATGCCGATTCCTCCTCTGACGCCGTCGCACTCGCATTCCGCCGGCTCCGATGACTTCAATGCATCCCCGCCTGTCAGTAAACGACCCTTTCTCCGCGATCTCCCCCACTCCCCCGGTGCAGCCCTGCCTTAGCGTTTCCTTACCTGAGCATTACTCTAGCAATGTTGAGCCTCAcaagcacatcttcaacattgtACCTGCAGCTCGTCTATCTCATAGCATTAGCGCATCTTTGCTGACATATTGCTTTGGCACGTATAGGAAAACTACGACGCCCTCTCTGCCAGTCAAAATGACCAGTTCCAGTCTTTCGATTATACCACAGCCCAAGGCTTCAGTGCAAACCCTCATCAGCCTGCCTCTGGTTTTCCGGGCCCCCCGACACCTCCCGGCTATGCTTCTCAGGCCCCAGCccatcaacagcaaggagGCTCATTGAGGAATGGCTCTCCTGACGAGCAGTCCGTTGCCCGCGGGGCCAGcgaggaggacgagaacCTAACTCCTGCTCAGTCTCGGAGGAAAGCACAGAATCGCGCTGCGTACGTCTCCAATCCTCTCCCGCCTTTTCCTTTCATTTTGCGAGAAGACCTCACATTATACAATATTGCTGTGACTTTGAAATGCGTTTGATGACGACGATTTTATACTTGGCTAACATATGGCTGTACAGGCAGCGTGCCTTCCGcgagaggaaagaaaagcatgTTAAAGACCTTGAGGCGAAGCTTGCCGGCCTTGAGGCCGCCCAGCAACAATCATCCCTCGAGAATGAACGTTTAAAGCGAGATCTCCAGAAAATATCTACCGAGAACGAAATCCTTCGTGCGACATCCCGCATGAGCCATGGTTCCATCTCTCCAGAGCCTGCAACCGGGCCTCTGCGCTTCAAACCCACCGACTTCTACTCCAACGTCTTGCAGAATCACACAAATAAGTCGCCCTCACACCGCATTGTTACCTCAGACGATGGTGAACGTCTCCTAGCTGCCGGTGCAACATGGGACTTTATCATATCCCACGAGTTGTTCAAGAAAggccttgttgatattgcCGATGTCAGCGAGCGTCTGAAGAACTGCGCTAGATGTGATGGCCAGGGCCCTGTTTTCTCAGAGCGTTCAATCACCAATGCCATCGAACAGAGTGTCGCGAGCGGCACGGATGATCTTCTCTAAGTAAAAGGCAAGGCGCAAAAGGGCCAATTTGGAAGAAAGGATACATGATTGGCTTCATTATGATTGACGTATATTACTTTAAGAGACTAGGTGGAAGATGATACCCCGCCCGTCGGGGCTTTTTGGCGTGGCGTTTTGTATTCAAAGGTTTTTACGTATGTCTCCCAAGAAATTTTGGACAGGTTTTGAAAGACGCGCAGCAAATATCTGCTACATGCACGACCATGCTGTAGGATCTTGGAAAGTCAAGTATATTCAGGTGCAAAAATGATTAAATATTTCCTCCAAAAGGTTTCTTAGTCCCCTTCAAAcggcttgatcttgaaagcCTAGACCATGGTGGTATTGCCTCCACATGGTCATACGCCCATACAGGTTCGCAGAAGACTAATATACTGTTAAAATCGACAGCAGAATAGAAATAGCATCTATAAGCTACAGCAACATTA encodes:
- a CDS encoding hypothetical protein (At least one base has a quality score < 10) yields the protein MDFTGQYNFANPQPYHQFMPIPPLTPSHSHSAGSDDFNASPPENYDALSASQNDQFQSFDYTTAQGFSANPHQPASGFPGPPTPPGYASQAPAHQQQGGSLRNGSPDEQSVARGASEEDENLTPAQSRRKAQNRAAQRAFRERKEKHVKDLEAKLAGLEAAQQQSSLENERLKRDLQKISTENEILRATSRMSHGSISPEPATGPLRFKPTDFYSNVLQNHTNKSPSHRIVTSDDGERLLAAGATWDFIISHELFKKGLVDIADVSERLKNCARCDGQGPVFSERSITNAIEQSVASGTDDLL
- a CDS encoding regulatory associated protein-mTOR, whose amino-acid sequence is MALRSDMNGTSAPTVEPNGAASATRPRVNGRSTSNDATRSDDDDQRPLSAPNRRNGSIALETRDDIEHHQKTRPAKPMLLRSKSDYAPRAMEEPEPTEDDIPEWGARHGFEDHYQSEDIISQLANNWYMYFTDKRHETTGKPKPLQYELQDWRQRDRLKTVSAALAVCLNIGVEPPDQLKTNPGAKLEAWTDPTIPPIQKALENIGKSLQAQYETLAIRARYKQYLDPSVEETKKFCISLRRNAKDERVLLHYNGHGVPKPTASGEIWVFNKNYTQYIPVSLYDLQHWLQAPTIFVWDCSEAGNILNNYHRFVEKHEEEEEEAAERDPNYTKTNFRPYIHLAACAVKENLPTNPLLPADLFTACLTTPIEMALWFFVLQNPLKTNISPERAKKLPGRLQERRTPLGELNWIFTAITDSIAWTTLPRDLFRKFFRQDLMVAALFRNFLLAQRVMTVYGCHPQSYPKLPDTHQHPLWETWDLAVDMALAQLPMLEKKETEGFDYEYQNSTFFTEQLTAFDVYLTRGDAMAQKSPDQLPVVLQVLLSQQHRVRALILLGRFLDLGPWSVQLALSIGIFPYVLKLLQSAAAELKPVMVFIWARLIAVDLSCQQDLIKDSGYSYFAQILKPSEGLPVVDSDEHKAMCAFILAMLCKDYKNGQMVCNQTEIMSYCLTHLQNEENPLLRQWACLCISQLWQDLPEAKWRGIRENAYVKLAYLVRDPCCEVRAAMIHAMTTFLGIPDLTEEVARIEESIAWTILDMGNDGSPMVRKEFIVFLSHFAIRFESKFLVAAYEQLVEEKEYLIFPPQDDGQEHKMGLHYARPDNRNKDGTIKPMAHGLSHNTVYMALWKLALVLSVDPHPEVQREATIVVDFVHNALLSSKVGVQTQLVMAEIRKRTARTAHKHTPSASQRNNSPGTSNSQPLPSPGLLRRTASLLFPSLVTNEDKSRPTTPTLPRSPSLKLTPNQIPVPAEQNDRPSSLAQYNVAHEPYSGAYKERDLMKPPVLPLKSKFLEWSIEYFREPQMKPSEADEPGSTEYNERLWRRARNETIIRETQPLKQQAGSHKWNNQLGIINNGAQPAKMTFHQFEDHLAVADDGNTVYVWDWKKQGRLSRFSNGNPEGSKISDMKFINEDDQAMLLTGSSDGVIRVYRNYESDRAIELASSWRALTHMVPSNVNSGMVFDWQQVTGRVLVAGDVRVIRVWYAAYETCVMDIPARSGSCVTSLTSDQMTGNMFVAGFGDGAVRVFDTRNRPQESMVRKWKDESDRQWIKSVHMQRGGQRELVSASRNGKVKIWDIRMDKPLHSFQTTRDTLRTASTHEHLPVFAVGTSAHAVKVFNLDGHELSNVEPYSSFLQQNRSSPISATAFHPHRPILGCAARGDQHINLFTCEKSESLHPS
- a CDS encoding aspartyl-tRNA synthetase; the encoded protein is MADAPVEQAAAPPPADQAPADQSPAASGEAVEGGEAGPSKKALKKAEAKAKKEAEKARRAAEHEARQSAAKAAAGNTEDLAKDNYGDSTHLTKIDAERVKLRNLSDEHLGKTIKLRAWIQNARMQGAKMAFVELREERDWAIQGVVAASSEGTPVSKQMVKWIGSLNLEGYILVEAKVVKPQEPVKSVKVSNYELHIAKCYVISPGPQVLGMGLAVANRPVTNFDDEDAGGPVEEVKEGVDNLTLENVPGASMATHLNNPVMHKRAPVQQAIADVRLAVRKLFVEYLEARDFVQFEAPCLIGAASEGGSNVFGMPYFDKQAYLAQSPQFYKQYEIAGGRKRVLCIGPVFRAENSNTPRHMTEFTGLDLEMEIEDHYHEVRDMLEGVLLHIFRGLQERCAEQIALVRTVYPSEDFLLPQPGKEVRLTFAEGQALLRAEGPEEYRNVSDEEDMSTPQEKALGALIREKYNTDFYVLDKFPEGARPFYALEDPENPKVTNAFDFFMRGQEILSGGQRIHVPETLEARIRTKGIDPKSQGIKEYVDIFRSAGVPPHGGGGIGLDRVVAWYLNLPSVHLASYYPRTPKRLLP